The Lacticaseibacillus rhamnosus DNA window CATGCTGCTGGCTTTGATTGGACTAGTCTCGATTTATTTGGCGACCGCTCATGATACGACAACGCTTCAAAATCCGGTTCGCGCAACCATCATGCAGGCTGCTTGGTACGTGATTGGCGGCATCGGAATTTTCTTTGTGATGCGTTTTGACGCTGAGCAACTTTGGCGGATTGCGCCTTATCTTTACGGGATTGGCATTTTCTTGATGATTGCCGTTTTGATTTTTTATGATAAAACGACGGCTATTAATACAGGGGCTAAAAGCTGGTTTGCTTTGGGACCGGTTAGTTTTCAGCCTTCAGAGATTATGAAACCTGCGTATATTTTGATGCTGAGTCGGGTCGTGACCCAGCACAATGCCGCTTTTTCGCACACGATTCAGCATGATTGGCAGCTGATCGGACGCATGGTTTTATGGACCTTGCCGATTGCGGTATTGATGAAATTGCAAAACGACTTTGGGACAACGCTGGTATTTTTGGCGATTTTTGCCGGGGTTACTTTAGTTGCCGGCATTAACTGGCGCATTTTATTGCCCATCGCTTTAATTGGGGCAGCCATTGGAACACTGGCAATCTTGCTGGTAACCCAATCGTGGGGGCGGTCTTTCCTTGGATCCATTGGCTTTAAGACGTATCAGTTTGCACGGATTGACTCATGGTTGAACCCTTCCGGCAGCACAAGTGGCGACAGTTATCAATTGTGGCAATCGATGAAAGCGATCGGATCCGGACAATTAACCGGGAAAGGCGCGTTTCATATCGCCGTTGCGGTTCCGGTTCGGGAATCGGATATGATTTTCTCGGTCATCGGTGAGGCGTTCGGATTTATCGGCGCGGCTGTGTTGATTCTGTTATACTTTATGTTGATCTATCAGATGATTCGGGTGACATTTGACACCAAGAATGAGTTCTATGCTTATATCTCGACAGGAGTCATCATGATGATCTTATTCCATGTGTTTGAAAATATCGGTATGAATATTGGCTTGTTGCCGCTGACAGGGATTCCGTTACCGTTCATTTCGCAAGGGGGATCATTCTTATTGGCGAATATGTTATCGGTTGGGATGGTACTATCCATGCGTTATCATCACACGAGCTATATGTTCAGCCGGGACACAGAAGATTTTGAATAGGGGAGATTATAATGGCGACAACGTATTTTTGGCAAGATGAATTGGCTGCAGGACAAGTTCGCTTGGGCTTGACGCAAGAAGCTCAGGAAGCGTTGGGTAAGATCAAGTTTGTGGACCTGCCTGAAATTGGTACCAGCTTAACCGTGGGCAAACCCTTCTTGAGTGTGGAAGCTGAAAAGGCCGTGCTAGATCTTGAGGCACCGCTGGCTGGTACGGTTGTTGATGTTCATCGTGAGCTCAGCGACAAACCTGCTTTGTTAGACGAAACCGATCATAACGATAATTGGGTTGTCACGGTTTCAACCAAATAAGCGTCAGCAATCAATCGTGTTGTGACTTCTCACAGCGTAAAAAAAGCAGTCGGGTCAACGATAATGACTCGGCTGCTTTTGACTTTTGGAAAAGGTTATTAACACTGCCATAAGTGGCGGACGTGAGCTTCAGGCAAAAAAGCGTTTGGCAATTTCTTCGTAAGTTTTAATCGCTGTCGTGTAGCTATCTAAATCAACATGTTCGTCAATCTGATGACTGAAATGATTATCGCCGGGACCATAGACAATCACGTCAAACTGGTTATCGGAACGGATGAATTCTGACGCGTCGGTTCCGCCAAAAGCCACCGCTAACTCGGCTGGTTTACCAGTCACGGCGGCAATGGCTTCGTTAGCGGTTGTCACGAGATGCCCGTTTTTGTCAGAGTGTACCGGCAAAAAACGATGTAAAACGTTCAACGTCAAG harbors:
- a CDS encoding glycine cleavage system protein H — translated: MATTYFWQDELAAGQVRLGLTQEAQEALGKIKFVDLPEIGTSLTVGKPFLSVEAEKAVLDLEAPLAGTVVDVHRELSDKPALLDETDHNDNWVVTVSTK
- a CDS encoding FtsW/RodA/SpoVE family cell cycle protein; translated protein: MESHEIKSNSEGDRIDYGIILSVMLLALIGLVSIYLATAHDTTTLQNPVRATIMQAAWYVIGGIGIFFVMRFDAEQLWRIAPYLYGIGIFLMIAVLIFYDKTTAINTGAKSWFALGPVSFQPSEIMKPAYILMLSRVVTQHNAAFSHTIQHDWQLIGRMVLWTLPIAVLMKLQNDFGTTLVFLAIFAGVTLVAGINWRILLPIALIGAAIGTLAILLVTQSWGRSFLGSIGFKTYQFARIDSWLNPSGSTSGDSYQLWQSMKAIGSGQLTGKGAFHIAVAVPVRESDMIFSVIGEAFGFIGAAVLILLYFMLIYQMIRVTFDTKNEFYAYISTGVIMMILFHVFENIGMNIGLLPLTGIPLPFISQGGSFLLANMLSVGMVLSMRYHHTSYMFSRDTEDFE